Proteins encoded within one genomic window of Sebastes fasciatus isolate fSebFas1 chromosome 18, fSebFas1.pri, whole genome shotgun sequence:
- the slc25a47a gene encoding solute carrier family 25 member 47-A — protein sequence MHIADFVSGSVAGACGVAVGYPLDTVKVRIQTQKQFTGIWQCAAETFSKEGVHGFFKGMSLPVTTISMTSSVVFGTYRNCLQCLSQARGAGSGPNTKLEIFLSGMAGGIAQMSVMSPGDIVKVRLQCQTESMRGGTTVSKPRYRGPVHCLLSIIKEDGFMGLYRGALPLMLRDGPSFATYFLTYATICEWLTESGKQRPSLGGVMLAGGLAGMVGWTLGTPMDVIKARLQMDGARKTKRYKGFFHCITETARTEGAGVFFRSLGINWLRAFPVNMVVFVTYEVLTGFLRAGPDSVEPASFKA from the exons ATGCATATCGCTGACTTTGTGTCTGGATCAGTTGCAG gGGCATGTGGAGTTGCAGTGGGCTACCCTCTGGACACTGTGAAG GTCCGGATCCAAACCCAGAAACAGTTCACTGGGATATGGCAGTGTGCAGCggagacattttcaaaagaagGG GTGCATGGCTTCTTCAAAGGCATGTCCCTACCCGTCACTACGATCTCCATGACTTCCTCAGTGGTGTTCGGTACGTACAGGAACTGCCTGCAATGTCTGAGTCAGGCGCGAGGAGCTGGTTCTGGTCCAAACACCAAACTAGAAATCTTCCTGTCTGGTATGGCGGGAGGTATCGCTCAG ATGTCAGTGATGTCTCCAGGTGACATAGTGAAAGTGCGTCTGCAGTGTCAGACGGAGTCCATGCGCGGAGGAACCACCGTGTCCAAACCCAGGTACCGCGGTCCAGTTCACTGTCTGCTGAGCATCATCAAAGAGGACGGCTTCATGGGGCTCTACAGGGGAGCGCTCCCGCTCATGCTGAGAGACGGGCCGTCGTTCGCCACGTACTTCCTGACTTACGCGACCATCTGTGAATGGCTGACAGAAAGCGGCAAGCAAAGACCAA GTTTGGGTGGTGTGATGCTGGCCGGTGGGTTAGCAGGGATGGTAGGCTGGACTTTAGGGACACCCATGGACGTGATCAAAGCCCGTCTGCAGATGGACGGTGCGCGGAAGACGAAGCGATACAAGGGTTTCTTTCACTGCATCACCGAGACGGCGAGGACTGAGGGAGCCGGGGTGTTCTTCAGGAGCTTAGGCATCAACTGGCTTCGCGCATTCCCCGTCAACATGGTGGTGTTTGTTACATACGAGGTACTCACCGGTTTCCTCCGAGCCGGACCGGACAGTGTCGAACCCGCCTCGTTTAAGGCTTGA
- the LOC141755894 gene encoding uncharacterized protein LOC141755894 isoform X2, whose amino-acid sequence MAGIVHVVMRLLLLLSLITSGVNGEDGLILAEQGFDISVPCEEESVCLYMWQLSTSTSDYIAIVRNGEIQTATSEYDDSKCTLEIKDLTAEDVGRHRCQQRPDFFSPLNTSSELNLMSGKTLSLQCILLTYVEAGHFYTDDLHQVRLAWVDEAGTEIQQDSQHQIKQESLCDVTLTVSLQSPDNRKFRCQATVGEQVQTSVEFPGGNQDVIGAAVGVVGCVALTALVALFVVNRRRTNSQLPDESSSTTSTNNGMNADDDVIYADIIFPVGPPDRVWVYECESTEYACVRYK is encoded by the exons ATGGCTGGAATAGTTCACGTTGTgatgaggctgctgctgctgttatctTTGATCACATCAG GTGTAAATGGAGAAGACGGTCTGATATTGGCTGAGCAGGGCTTTGATATCTCAGTTCCATGTGAGGAAGAATCAGTCTGCCTTTATATGTGGCAGCTCAGCACAAGCACCAGCGATTACATCGCTATAGTCCGTAATGGAGAGATCCAGACAGCTACATCAGAGTACGACGACTCAAAGTGCACTCTGGAAATCAAAGATCTCACAGCGGAGGATGTTGGACGTCATCGCTGCCAACAAAGGCCAgatttcttctctcctcttaaTA cCTCCTCTGAGTTAAACCTCATGTCTGGCAAAACATTGTCACTGCAGTGTATCCTCCTCACCTACGTAGAGGCGGGACATTTCTATACAGATGATCTGCACCAGGTCAGACTGGCGTGGGTGGATGAAGCCGGCACTGAGATACAACAGGACTCACAACACCAGATAAAACAGGAGTCTCTCTGTGATGTAACTCTGACTGTCTCCCTCCAAAGTCCTGATAACAGGAAGTTTAGGTGCCAGGCGACTGTGGGTGAACAAGTCCAGACTTCAGTGGAGTTCCCAG GTGGCAACCAGGACGTGATTGGCGCCGCTGTGGGGGTGGTTGGATGTGTGGCTTTGACCGCGCTGGTTGCATTGTTTGTTGTgaacagaagaagaacaa acagTCAGCTGCCGGATGAGTCTTCTTCCACGACCAGCACCAACAAT GGTATGAACGCAGACGATGATGTGATCTACGCTGACATTATTTTTCCCGTTGGTCCTCCTGACAGAGTGTGGGTCTATGAGTGCGAGTCCACTGAATACGCCTGTGTCCGATACAAATAG
- the LOC141755894 gene encoding uncharacterized protein LOC141755894 isoform X1: MAGIVHVVMRLLLLLSLITSGVNGEDGLILAEQGFDISVPCEEESVCLYMWQLSTSTSDYIAIVRNGEIQTATSEYDDSKCTLEIKDLTAEDVGRHRCQQRPDFFSPLNTSSELNLMSGKTLSLQCILLTYVEAGHFYTDDLHQVRLAWVDEAGTEIQQDSQHQIKQESLCDVTLTVSLQSPDNRKFRCQATVGEQVQTSVEFPARKGRGRELIIELEPDDQGGNQDVIGAAVGVVGCVALTALVALFVVNRRRTNSQLPDESSSTTSTNNGMNADDDVIYADIIFPVGPPDRVWVYECESTEYACVRYK, encoded by the exons ATGGCTGGAATAGTTCACGTTGTgatgaggctgctgctgctgttatctTTGATCACATCAG GTGTAAATGGAGAAGACGGTCTGATATTGGCTGAGCAGGGCTTTGATATCTCAGTTCCATGTGAGGAAGAATCAGTCTGCCTTTATATGTGGCAGCTCAGCACAAGCACCAGCGATTACATCGCTATAGTCCGTAATGGAGAGATCCAGACAGCTACATCAGAGTACGACGACTCAAAGTGCACTCTGGAAATCAAAGATCTCACAGCGGAGGATGTTGGACGTCATCGCTGCCAACAAAGGCCAgatttcttctctcctcttaaTA cCTCCTCTGAGTTAAACCTCATGTCTGGCAAAACATTGTCACTGCAGTGTATCCTCCTCACCTACGTAGAGGCGGGACATTTCTATACAGATGATCTGCACCAGGTCAGACTGGCGTGGGTGGATGAAGCCGGCACTGAGATACAACAGGACTCACAACACCAGATAAAACAGGAGTCTCTCTGTGATGTAACTCTGACTGTCTCCCTCCAAAGTCCTGATAACAGGAAGTTTAGGTGCCAGGCGACTGTGGGTGAACAAGTCCAGACTTCAGTGGAGTTCCCAG CTCGTAAAGGGAGGGGAAGAGAATTGATCATAGAACTAGAACCTGACGATCAAG GTGGCAACCAGGACGTGATTGGCGCCGCTGTGGGGGTGGTTGGATGTGTGGCTTTGACCGCGCTGGTTGCATTGTTTGTTGTgaacagaagaagaacaa acagTCAGCTGCCGGATGAGTCTTCTTCCACGACCAGCACCAACAAT GGTATGAACGCAGACGATGATGTGATCTACGCTGACATTATTTTTCCCGTTGGTCCTCCTGACAGAGTGTGGGTCTATGAGTGCGAGTCCACTGAATACGCCTGTGTCCGATACAAATAG
- the LOC141755799 gene encoding mitochondrial basic amino acids transporter-like: MDFLAGCIGGAAGVLVGHPFDTVKVRLQVQSVDKPLYRGTFHCFQSIVRQESMFGLYKGIGSPMMGLTFINAIVFGVQGNTMRLLAHDTPMNQFLAGAAAGAIQCVICCPMELAKTRMQMQGTGEKKSSRKLYKNSLDCLARIYNREGLRGVNRGMVTTLIRETPGFGVYFLAYDVLTRSIGCEPDDRYMIPKLLFAGGMAGIASWLSTYPVDVIKSRWQADGVGGVNQYSGIADCVRQSVRREGYMVFTRGLTSTLLRAFPVNAATFATVTLILLYARGVEEGPKDCEMPQPSHHAQIQQQASSL; the protein is encoded by the exons ATGGACTTCCTTGCAGGATGCATAGGAG GTGCTGCTGGAGTCTTGGTTGGACACCCATTTGACACAGTTAAG GTGAGGCTACAGGTCCAGAGTGTTGACAAGCCTCTGTACCGTGGGACCTTTCACTGCTTCCAGTCCATCGTACGGCAGGAGTCG ATGTTTGGTTTGTACAAGGGCATCGGATCCCCTATGATGGGCCTTACATTCATCAATGCTATAGTATTTGGTGTTCAGGGAAACACCATGCGGCTGCTGGCCCACGACACCCCTATGAACCAGTTCCTTGCTGGTGCAGCAGCAGGTGCCATCCAGTGTGTCATCTGCTGCCCCATGGAGCTGGCTAAAACCCGTATGCAAATGCAGGGCACCGGCGAGAAGAAGTCTTCCAGGAAGCTGTACAAGAATTCCCTGGACTGCTTGGCACGCATCTACAACCGGGAGGGCCTGCGGGGCGTAAACAGAGGCATGGTCACCACATTAATCCGCGAGACGCCTGGCTTCGGAGTGTATTTCCTGGCCTATGATGTGCTGACGCGCAGCATTGGCTGTGAGCCCGACGACCGCTACATGATCCCCAAGCTGCTGTTCGCCGGGGGCATGGCCGGCATCGCCTCCTGGCTCTCCACCTACCCCGTGGACGTGATCAAATCGCGGTGGCAGGCGGACGGGGTCGGTGGAGTCAACCAGTACAGCGGCATCGCCGACTGCGTGCGGCAGAGCGTCAGGAGAGAGGGCTACATGGTGTTCACGCGAGGCCTCACCTCCACGCTGCTGCGAGCCTTCCCTGTGAACGCAGCCACCTTCGCCACCGTCACCCTCATTCTCCTGTACGCTCGGGGGGTGGAGGAGGGACCTAAAGACTGCGAGATGCCTCAGCCGAGTCACCACGCACAGATACAGCAGCAGGCCTCCAGCCTGTGA